One Paraburkholderia agricolaris genomic region harbors:
- the xdhC gene encoding xanthine dehydrogenase accessory protein XdhC has translation MQAWLPDLQQLLAHGDAAVLVTVARVEGSAPREAGTKMIVTRESAKHTIGGGHLEWKAIETARQVLRDGMRSPHTRRLERFALGPSLGQCCGGAVILAFERLDIGDLGWITSLAKRVAAGLSTVRSVSFGPAPDAVMLSDPEPGVDAADCLLWDGAGFDDSGALLTETIAPGDFQVVLFGAGHVGAALVRVLATLPCTVRWVDERDAQFAPLETLHAPNVKIDPNDAPDEAIDQAAPHTYFIVMTHNHALDLELAERILRRGDFAFFGMIGSHTKRKQFEHRLAARGIDPSQIARMKCPLGVDGIVDKSPEIIAISAAAQVLQAVEANAGARAAQTV, from the coding sequence ATGCAAGCCTGGCTACCTGACCTGCAACAACTGCTCGCGCACGGCGACGCCGCCGTGCTGGTAACGGTCGCGCGCGTCGAAGGTTCGGCGCCCCGCGAAGCCGGTACCAAGATGATCGTCACGCGCGAATCGGCCAAACATACGATCGGCGGCGGCCATCTCGAATGGAAAGCCATCGAGACAGCCCGCCAGGTGCTGCGCGACGGCATGCGCTCGCCGCACACACGCCGCCTCGAACGCTTCGCGCTTGGGCCGAGTCTCGGCCAATGCTGCGGCGGCGCGGTGATTCTCGCCTTCGAGCGCCTCGACATCGGCGACCTCGGCTGGATCACGTCGCTCGCAAAACGCGTGGCCGCGGGCCTTTCGACGGTGCGTAGCGTATCATTCGGCCCCGCACCGGATGCGGTGATGCTGTCCGACCCCGAACCGGGTGTCGATGCCGCCGACTGCCTGCTATGGGACGGCGCCGGTTTCGACGACAGCGGCGCACTGCTCACCGAAACCATCGCGCCAGGCGACTTCCAGGTCGTGCTGTTCGGCGCCGGTCACGTGGGCGCGGCGCTGGTTCGCGTGCTCGCCACGCTGCCTTGCACCGTGCGCTGGGTCGACGAGCGCGACGCGCAGTTTGCGCCGCTGGAAACGCTGCATGCGCCGAATGTGAAGATCGATCCGAACGACGCGCCTGACGAAGCCATCGACCAGGCCGCGCCGCACACGTACTTCATCGTGATGACGCACAACCATGCGCTCGATCTCGAGTTGGCCGAGCGCATTCTGCGGCGCGGCGATTTCGCGTTCTTCGGCATGATCGGCTCGCACACCAAGCGCAAGCAGTTCGAACATCGGCTGGCCGCGCGCGGCATCGATCCTTCGCAGATTGCGCGGATGAAATGCCCGCTTGGCGTCGACGGTATCGTCGACAAGTCGCCGGAGATCATCGCGATCTCGGCGGCCGCCCAGGTGTTGCAAGCCGTGGAGGCGAATGCGGGCGCGCGTGCGGCGCAGACGGTCTGA
- the guaD gene encoding guanine deaminase, whose amino-acid sequence MTQSAPAAPAAPSAQPAQSAFRAQLLTFNGDPAQSPNAAVFNEDGLLIVEDGHVVAAGAYAELASRLAPGTHVQEMRDKLIVPGFIDTHIHYPQTDMIASPAPGLLPWLDTYTFPTERRFADPAYARDTASFFVDELLACGTTTALVYCTVHKDSADALFTESEARNLRMVAGKVLMDRNCPEFLRDTAQSGYDDSAELIGRWHNRGRQMYALTPRFAPTSTEAQLEACGVLAGKHPDIFIQSHVAENTDEVKWVADLFPGHRSYLDIYDHYGLLRRRAVYGHCIYLDDEDRKRMAQTGTVASHCPTSNLFLGSGLFDFDKADEAGTPIALATDVGGGTSFSMLQTMNEAHKVARLTGHHLTATRMFYLATAGAAEALDLADKVGTLKPKSEADFVVLDPQATPLLARRTARTESLEELLFAFALLGDDRAIYETYAAGKRVHRRDDVRQHAPRAAKIAA is encoded by the coding sequence ATGACTCAATCGGCACCAGCGGCACCAGCGGCACCCTCGGCACAACCCGCCCAATCAGCATTCCGCGCACAACTGCTGACCTTCAACGGTGACCCCGCGCAATCGCCCAACGCGGCGGTCTTCAACGAAGACGGCTTGCTGATCGTCGAAGACGGCCATGTCGTCGCAGCAGGCGCGTATGCCGAGCTCGCGTCCCGACTCGCGCCGGGCACCCATGTGCAGGAGATGCGCGACAAGCTGATCGTGCCGGGTTTCATCGATACGCACATCCACTATCCGCAAACCGACATGATCGCGTCGCCGGCGCCCGGGCTCTTGCCGTGGCTCGACACGTACACGTTCCCGACGGAGCGCCGCTTTGCCGACCCGGCCTATGCACGCGACACGGCGAGCTTCTTTGTCGACGAACTGCTGGCTTGCGGCACGACCACCGCGCTCGTGTATTGCACGGTCCACAAGGACTCGGCCGACGCGCTCTTCACCGAAAGCGAAGCGCGCAATCTGCGCATGGTGGCCGGCAAGGTGCTGATGGACCGCAACTGCCCGGAATTCCTGCGCGACACCGCGCAATCGGGCTATGACGACAGCGCCGAATTGATCGGCCGCTGGCACAACCGTGGCCGCCAGATGTACGCGCTCACGCCGCGTTTCGCGCCGACCTCGACCGAAGCGCAGCTCGAAGCGTGCGGCGTGCTGGCGGGCAAGCATCCGGACATCTTCATCCAGAGCCACGTGGCCGAAAACACCGACGAGGTGAAGTGGGTCGCCGATCTGTTCCCGGGGCACCGCAGCTACCTGGACATCTACGATCACTACGGTCTGCTGCGCCGCCGCGCGGTGTATGGCCACTGCATTTACCTCGACGACGAAGACCGCAAGCGCATGGCGCAAACCGGCACGGTCGCCTCGCACTGCCCGACCTCGAACCTGTTCCTCGGCAGCGGCCTGTTCGACTTCGACAAAGCCGACGAAGCCGGCACGCCGATCGCGCTGGCAACGGACGTCGGCGGCGGCACCTCGTTCTCGATGCTGCAAACCATGAACGAGGCGCATAAGGTCGCGCGCCTGACCGGCCATCATCTGACGGCTACGCGTATGTTCTATCTGGCCACGGCAGGCGCAGCGGAAGCACTCGATCTGGCCGACAAGGTCGGCACCTTGAAGCCAAAGTCGGAAGCCGACTTTGTCGTGCTCGATCCGCAAGCCACGCCGCTGCTCGCGCGCCGTACCGCACGCACGGAATCGCTCGAAGAACTGCTGTTCGCGTTCGCGCTGCTCGGCGACGACCGCGCGATCTACGAAACGTATGCGGCGGGCAAGCGTGTGCATCGTCGCGACGACGTGCGTCAGCATGCGCCGCGTGCGGCGAAAATCGCGGCCTGA
- the xdhB gene encoding xanthine dehydrogenase molybdopterin binding subunit, translated as MNRTDAFVEHAARHAAAHESETAIGVSLPHESATLHVSGEATYTDDLPECQGTLHAALGLSRHAHARIVSLDLDAVRKAPGVVAVLTAEDIPGENNCGPVLHDDPILAVDEVLYLGQPVFAVIAESHELARRAAALAKSDDVVRYEPLEVVLTAAEAKANKQFVLPPLHLKRGDPDAKIAAAPHQIRGTFEVGGQEQFYLEGQIAYAVPKEMDGMLVYSSTQHPSEMQQVVAHMLGWPAHNVVCECRRMGGGFGGKESQSALFACAASLAAKLLRRPVKLRADRDDDFMITGKRHDAVYEYEAGFDDSGRILGARVEIALRAGYSADLSGAVATRAVCHFDNAYYLSDVDIVALCCKTNTQSNTAFRGFGGPQGALVMEVMLDSIARQLHCDPLDVRLANYYGIGERDTTPYGQRVEDNIIAPLTDELLETSDYRARREAIAAFNTQSPVLKRGLAFSPVKFGISFNVPFLNQAGALVHVYKDGSVLVNHGGTEMGQGLNTKVAQVVANQLGLPLSRVRVTAADTSKIANTSATAASTGSDLNGKAAEAAARTIRSRLAELAARQLGGSADAVEFAHGEVSVNGGAMPFEQLVGAAYLARVQLWSDGFYTTPKVHWDAQTLTGHPFYYFAYGAAVSEVVIDTLTGEWKLVRADVLHDAGQSINPAIDIGQVEGGFIQGMGWLTTEELWWNRDGRLMTHAPSTYKIPAVSDTPAAFNVQLYQNRNAEPTVFHSKAVGEPPLLLPFSVFLAIRDAIAAAAPDADHAPPLRAPATPEAILDALDALQSLTTAKEHAPGQSTQAASAPPTTTISAI; from the coding sequence ATGAACCGGACCGATGCTTTTGTCGAACATGCCGCGAGGCACGCTGCCGCCCACGAAAGCGAGACGGCGATCGGTGTGTCGCTGCCGCACGAATCCGCCACGCTGCATGTGAGCGGTGAGGCCACCTACACCGACGATCTTCCCGAATGCCAAGGCACGCTGCACGCTGCGCTGGGACTCTCGCGGCACGCGCATGCGCGGATCGTGTCGCTCGATCTGGATGCCGTACGAAAAGCGCCTGGCGTCGTCGCGGTTCTGACTGCCGAAGATATCCCCGGCGAGAACAATTGCGGCCCGGTGCTGCACGACGATCCGATTCTCGCCGTTGACGAAGTGCTGTATCTCGGCCAACCGGTGTTCGCGGTGATCGCCGAGAGTCATGAACTCGCGCGCCGCGCCGCCGCGCTGGCCAAAAGCGACGACGTGGTGCGCTACGAACCACTCGAAGTCGTCCTCACGGCCGCCGAAGCGAAAGCCAACAAGCAGTTCGTCCTGCCGCCGCTACACCTGAAGCGGGGCGACCCCGACGCGAAAATCGCCGCCGCGCCGCATCAGATCCGCGGCACCTTCGAGGTCGGCGGCCAGGAACAGTTTTATCTCGAAGGCCAGATCGCGTACGCCGTGCCGAAGGAAATGGACGGCATGCTGGTCTACAGTTCGACGCAGCACCCGAGCGAAATGCAGCAGGTGGTCGCGCATATGCTCGGTTGGCCGGCGCACAACGTCGTGTGCGAATGCCGGCGTATGGGCGGCGGCTTCGGCGGCAAGGAATCGCAATCGGCGCTGTTTGCGTGTGCGGCGTCGCTGGCTGCGAAACTGCTGCGCCGCCCGGTCAAACTGCGCGCCGATCGCGACGACGATTTCATGATCACCGGCAAGCGTCACGACGCGGTCTACGAGTATGAAGCCGGCTTCGACGATAGCGGCCGGATTCTCGGCGCGCGCGTGGAAATCGCTTTGCGGGCAGGCTATTCCGCCGACCTGTCGGGCGCGGTCGCAACCCGCGCCGTCTGTCACTTCGACAACGCGTACTACCTGTCCGACGTCGATATCGTCGCGCTGTGCTGCAAGACGAATACGCAATCGAACACCGCGTTTCGCGGCTTCGGCGGCCCGCAAGGCGCGCTGGTGATGGAAGTAATGCTCGACAGCATTGCGCGTCAATTGCATTGCGATCCGCTCGACGTGCGGCTCGCCAACTACTACGGGATCGGTGAACGTGATACGACGCCGTACGGACAACGCGTCGAAGACAACATCATCGCGCCGCTGACCGACGAGCTGCTGGAAACCAGCGACTACCGCGCGCGCCGCGAAGCGATCGCCGCGTTCAATACGCAGAGTCCGGTGCTCAAACGCGGCCTCGCGTTCTCGCCGGTGAAGTTCGGCATCTCGTTCAACGTGCCGTTTCTGAATCAGGCCGGCGCGCTGGTACATGTGTACAAAGACGGTTCGGTGCTCGTCAATCACGGCGGCACCGAGATGGGCCAGGGGCTCAACACGAAAGTCGCCCAGGTCGTCGCGAATCAACTCGGGTTGCCGCTTTCGCGCGTGCGCGTCACGGCGGCCGATACGTCGAAAATCGCCAACACCTCGGCGACGGCGGCCTCCACCGGCAGCGACCTGAACGGCAAAGCCGCCGAAGCCGCGGCGCGGACTATTCGCAGCCGGCTCGCCGAACTCGCCGCGAGGCAGCTCGGCGGTAGCGCCGATGCGGTGGAATTCGCCCACGGCGAAGTGTCGGTGAACGGCGGTGCGATGCCGTTCGAACAACTGGTCGGCGCGGCGTATCTGGCGCGCGTGCAGTTGTGGTCGGACGGTTTCTATACAACGCCGAAAGTGCATTGGGACGCGCAAACGCTAACCGGTCACCCGTTTTATTATTTTGCATACGGCGCGGCGGTGTCGGAAGTGGTGATCGACACGCTGACCGGCGAATGGAAACTGGTACGCGCGGACGTGTTGCACGACGCCGGCCAATCGATCAATCCGGCGATCGATATCGGCCAGGTGGAAGGCGGCTTCATTCAGGGCATGGGCTGGCTCACCACGGAAGAATTGTGGTGGAACCGCGATGGCCGCCTGATGACACACGCGCCGTCGACGTACAAGATTCCCGCCGTGAGCGATACGCCAGCGGCGTTCAACGTACAGCTCTATCAGAACCGGAACGCCGAGCCGACGGTGTTCCATTCGAAGGCCGTGGGCGAGCCGCCTCTGTTGTTGCCGTTCTCGGTATTCCTCGCGATTCGTGACGCGATTGCGGCTGCGGCGCCGGATGCGGATCATGCGCCGCCGTTACGCGCGCCGGCGACACCCGAAGCGATTCTCGACGCGCTGGACGCGTTGCAATCGCTGACGACAGCAAAGGAACACGCACCAGGACAATCGACGCAAGCGGCAAGCGCGCCCCCAACCACAACGATTTCAGCAATTTAA
- a CDS encoding class I SAM-dependent methyltransferase, whose translation MSPSETSSVPFVPETAFGIWFLRTYTWEHHVLRVAINDLKRLIDAPLPVAPVIVDVGCGQGISFHLLADAFKPRRIVGVDFHEPSLTLAANAARACRDKLADIDVLHGDCAQLPLPDASADIVFCHQTFHHLVEQDRALAEFRRVLKPGGILLFAESTDAYIKSWVIRLLFRHPMHVQKSADGYLDMIRAGGFRFEQRNVSLPYLWWSRAKDFGLLERLGLYHPQPGKRRETLVNVAAVKAD comes from the coding sequence GTGTCGCCATCCGAAACATCCAGCGTGCCTTTCGTGCCGGAAACGGCCTTCGGGATCTGGTTCCTGCGTACCTATACGTGGGAACATCATGTTCTGCGGGTCGCGATCAACGACCTCAAACGGCTGATCGACGCGCCCCTGCCTGTGGCACCGGTTATCGTCGACGTCGGCTGTGGACAAGGCATTTCGTTCCACCTGCTGGCCGACGCGTTCAAGCCGCGCCGCATTGTCGGCGTCGATTTTCACGAACCGTCGCTGACGCTTGCCGCCAATGCGGCCCGCGCCTGCCGCGACAAGCTCGCCGACATCGACGTGCTGCACGGCGACTGCGCGCAATTGCCGTTGCCCGATGCCAGCGCCGACATCGTGTTCTGCCATCAAACCTTCCACCATCTGGTCGAGCAGGACCGCGCGCTCGCCGAGTTCCGCCGCGTGCTCAAACCGGGCGGCATCCTGCTGTTCGCCGAATCCACCGACGCGTACATCAAATCGTGGGTGATCCGGTTGCTGTTCCGCCATCCCATGCACGTGCAGAAAAGCGCGGACGGGTACCTCGACATGATCCGCGCTGGCGGTTTTCGCTTCGAGCAGCGCAACGTCTCGCTGCCGTATCTCTGGTGGAGCCGCGCGAAAGACTTCGGCCTGCTCGAACGACTCGGCCTGTACCATCCGCAACCTGGCAAGCGCCGTGAAACGCTGGTCAATGTCGCGGCGGTCAAGGCGGATTGA
- a CDS encoding disulfide bond formation protein B, which yields MNNDNAMLRRERSLLVLLGLICVGLVAGALYLQYGLHEDPCPLCIIQRYFFLLIAIFAFLGARFNSWRGVRLLEVLAALSALGGIVTAARHVYVQANPGFSCGFDALQPVVDSLPPAHWLPGVFKVAGLCETAYPPILGLSLPTWSLVAFVVAFVPLALSLAKNRRRFA from the coding sequence ATGAATAACGACAATGCGATGCTGCGCCGCGAGCGCTCCCTGCTGGTTCTGCTTGGCCTGATCTGCGTCGGCCTCGTCGCCGGCGCGCTCTATCTGCAATACGGCTTGCATGAAGATCCCTGCCCGCTGTGCATCATCCAGCGCTATTTCTTCCTGTTGATCGCGATTTTTGCGTTCCTCGGCGCGCGTTTCAACAGCTGGCGCGGCGTGCGGCTACTGGAAGTACTGGCGGCCCTGTCGGCCCTCGGCGGCATCGTGACCGCCGCGCGGCACGTGTATGTGCAGGCCAATCCGGGTTTCAGCTGCGGTTTCGACGCACTGCAGCCGGTCGTCGACAGTTTGCCGCCCGCGCACTGGCTGCCGGGCGTCTTCAAGGTGGCAGGGCTCTGCGAAACCGCCTATCCGCCGATTCTGGGTCTGTCGCTGCCCACCTGGTCGCTGGTGGCTTTCGTCGTAGCCTTCGTGCCGCTAGCGCTAAGCCTGGCCAAGAATCGCCGCCGGTTCGCCTGA
- a CDS encoding NAD(P)/FAD-dependent oxidoreductase: MSTHSSKRVTVDVAIIGAGPAGAVAAALLRRAGRSVLVLERQHFPRFSIGESLLPQSMAYLEEAGMLQAVVEAGFQYKNGAHFIHRGQSSAFDFRDKHSAGWGTTYQVERAVFDDILIRCAAQQGADVRFGHTVRAMHPGTAGEGGNKPVLEVIDEADNAYEVEAHFVFDASGFGRVLPRLLNLEAPTRMPTRAAIFSHVLDGIPAGATDRNKICVATHPERRDVWFWMIPLAGGRSSVGCVAEANFLDVPEAERDAKLRTLIQQEPTLGPLIGNAPFLMPVRHIGGYAANVERLHGPGYALLGNAGEFLDPVFSSGVTIALRSAHLAVQTLNRQLDGEQVDWSAAYDVPLRKGIDTFRAFVERWYTGELQDIIFYPDQTPSIRRMISAVLAGYAWDESNPYVADPVRRLNALHDVCTHR; encoded by the coding sequence TTGAGTACACATTCGTCAAAGCGCGTGACCGTCGATGTCGCGATCATCGGCGCAGGTCCGGCAGGTGCGGTCGCGGCGGCGCTCTTGCGCCGGGCTGGGCGTTCGGTGCTGGTGCTGGAGCGCCAGCATTTTCCGCGTTTCTCGATCGGCGAGAGTTTGCTGCCGCAAAGCATGGCCTACCTCGAAGAAGCGGGCATGCTGCAGGCAGTGGTCGAGGCCGGGTTCCAGTACAAGAACGGCGCGCATTTCATTCACCGCGGCCAGTCGTCGGCGTTCGACTTCCGCGATAAGCATTCCGCTGGCTGGGGCACCACTTACCAGGTCGAGCGCGCGGTGTTCGACGATATTCTGATTCGTTGCGCAGCCCAGCAGGGCGCCGACGTGCGCTTTGGCCACACGGTCCGCGCGATGCATCCGGGCACGGCGGGCGAGGGCGGCAATAAACCGGTACTCGAGGTGATCGACGAAGCGGACAACGCGTACGAAGTGGAGGCGCATTTCGTGTTCGACGCGAGCGGCTTCGGCCGGGTGCTGCCGCGCTTGCTGAACCTCGAAGCGCCGACGCGCATGCCGACCCGCGCCGCGATCTTCTCGCACGTTCTGGACGGCATTCCGGCCGGCGCGACCGACCGCAACAAGATTTGCGTGGCGACACACCCGGAGCGCCGCGACGTGTGGTTCTGGATGATTCCGTTGGCGGGTGGCCGCTCTTCAGTGGGTTGCGTGGCCGAGGCGAATTTCCTCGATGTGCCGGAAGCTGAACGCGACGCGAAACTGCGTACGTTGATCCAGCAGGAGCCGACACTCGGGCCGCTGATCGGCAACGCGCCGTTCCTGATGCCGGTGCGTCATATCGGCGGCTATGCGGCGAATGTGGAGCGTTTGCATGGGCCGGGCTATGCCCTGCTCGGCAATGCGGGCGAATTCCTCGATCCGGTGTTTTCATCCGGTGTGACGATCGCGCTGCGTTCCGCACATCTCGCGGTACAGACCTTGAACCGGCAACTGGACGGCGAGCAGGTCGACTGGTCGGCTGCTTACGACGTGCCGTTGCGCAAGGGGATCGATACGTTCCGCGCCTTCGTCGAACGCTGGTACACGGGCGAATTGCAGGACATCATTTTCTATCCGGACCAGACGCCTTCGATTCGCCGCATGATCAGCGCGGTGCTGGCGGGTTATGCGTGGGATGAATCGAATCCTTACGTCGCCGATCCGGTGCGCCGTCTGAATGCGTTGCACGACGTGTGTACGCATCGTTGA
- a CDS encoding adenosine deaminase, whose translation MNTTTATPLSLVEKAARAPKAELHIHIEGSLEPELIFALAERNGVKLAYDSIDALRAAYAFTDLQSFLDIYYAGASVLLHEQDFYDMTTAYVERCLADNVIHSEIFFDPQTHTERGVPIATAVAGIERALADAEKRGMTSKLILCFLRHLSEEDALATFEEARPLFEQYKHRLIGVGLDSSERGHPPSKFERVFAKARALGLKLVAHAGEEGPPSYIYEALDLLNVDRVDHGVRSIEDPALVTRLADTRVALTVCPLSNLKLCVFDDMTQHTLKDLLDRGVAVTVNSDDPAYFGGYVNANYFAIIDALKLNDAEVYTIIRNSFEASFVTPEQRSELIAKLDAHWHPGGPH comes from the coding sequence ATGAATACAACAACCGCTACCCCTCTTTCGCTCGTCGAGAAAGCCGCTCGCGCGCCGAAGGCCGAGTTGCACATCCATATCGAAGGCTCGCTCGAACCCGAGCTGATCTTCGCGCTCGCCGAGCGCAACGGCGTGAAGCTTGCGTACGACTCGATCGACGCCTTGCGCGCCGCGTACGCGTTCACCGATCTGCAATCGTTCCTCGACATCTACTACGCCGGCGCGAGCGTGCTGCTGCACGAGCAGGATTTCTACGACATGACGACGGCCTATGTCGAACGCTGCCTCGCCGACAACGTGATCCACAGCGAAATTTTCTTCGACCCGCAGACGCACACGGAGCGTGGCGTGCCGATCGCAACGGCGGTGGCCGGCATCGAACGCGCGCTCGCCGACGCGGAAAAGCGCGGCATGACGAGCAAGCTGATTCTGTGCTTCCTGCGCCATCTATCGGAAGAAGATGCGCTCGCAACCTTTGAAGAAGCGCGGCCCTTGTTCGAGCAATACAAACACCGCCTGATCGGCGTGGGGCTCGATTCATCGGAGCGTGGCCATCCGCCGTCGAAGTTCGAACGCGTCTTCGCCAAGGCGCGCGCGCTCGGTCTGAAACTGGTCGCACATGCGGGCGAAGAAGGGCCGCCGTCGTATATCTACGAAGCGCTCGATCTGCTGAACGTGGATCGCGTCGATCACGGCGTGCGCAGCATCGAAGATCCGGCGCTCGTCACGCGCCTCGCCGACACGCGCGTCGCGCTGACCGTGTGCCCGTTGTCGAACCTCAAGCTCTGCGTGTTCGACGACATGACTCAACACACACTGAAGGACCTGCTCGATCGCGGCGTCGCCGTCACGGTGAATTCCGACGATCCGGCTTATTTCGGCGGTTACGTGAACGCCAACTATTTCGCCATCATCGACGCGTTGAAGCTCAACGATGCCGAGGTCTACACGATCATCCGCAACAGCTTCGAAGCGTCGTTCGTCACGCCCGAGCAACGCAGCGAACTGATCGCGAAGCTCGACGCGCACTGGCACCCAGGCGGCCCGCACTGA
- a CDS encoding excinuclease ABC subunit A: protein MKRNVLFAALFASLATLSATQAFARDTVDNYPIAPALQSEPGKVSDDVALYFAGQPHPGVLKKMGEFATNKKTNAFGKSDLEACQHVFLSAVIELQDRARKEGGNAVINIKSNYKNEVRESATEFTCGAGAVIAGVALTGEVVTLRGK, encoded by the coding sequence ATGAAACGCAATGTACTGTTTGCCGCGCTGTTTGCTTCGCTCGCCACGCTGAGTGCCACTCAGGCTTTTGCTCGCGATACGGTCGACAACTATCCGATCGCGCCGGCGCTGCAAAGCGAACCGGGCAAGGTCAGTGACGACGTTGCGCTGTATTTCGCGGGTCAGCCGCATCCGGGCGTGCTGAAAAAGATGGGTGAATTCGCCACCAACAAGAAGACCAACGCTTTCGGCAAGAGCGACCTGGAAGCGTGCCAGCACGTATTCCTTTCGGCTGTGATCGAGTTGCAGGATCGCGCGCGCAAGGAAGGCGGCAATGCGGTGATCAACATCAAGAGCAACTACAAGAACGAAGTGCGCGAGAGCGCGACGGAGTTCACGTGTGGGGCGGGTGCGGTGATCGCCGGCGTGGCGTTGACGGGTGAGGTAGTGACGCTGCGCGGCAAATAA
- the xdhA gene encoding xanthine dehydrogenase small subunit → MTTQTIRFYHQRSVREVAGVPATRTVLQHLREDLHCTGTKEGCAEGDCGACTVVIGELDAHGSLALKAVNACIQFLPTLDGKALFTVEDLRAADGALHPVQQAMVDCHGSQCGFCTPGFVMSMWALYENQPAAAGLPTRDEINAALSGNLCRCTGYRPIVDASQKMFDYPQYPRVTLDRKAVADTLRKIQRRDTFEYSAPDTRGAEFGSLIFRAPVKLDAFARLRAEHPQARLLAGSTDVGLWVTKQFRDLGDILYIGNVAELKTIERDAQTLTIGAAVTLEDAYAALAVDYPELAELWTRFASLPIRNAGTLGGNVANGSPIGDSMPALLALGAEVVLRHGAKTRTLTLDAFYLGYQKTALAAGEFVAALRVPRPARDLRFRTYKVSKRYDQDISAVCAAFALHIGENGVITDARIAFGGMAATPKRAAQTEAALTGATWNESTARQAMNALVADYQPLTDMRASSAYRLNVARNLLWRFHLETRDEAPLALCDVNAFAYESGVPDGAVAVAKESS, encoded by the coding sequence ATGACAACGCAAACCATCCGCTTTTATCACCAGAGGTCCGTCCGTGAGGTCGCGGGCGTCCCGGCGACGCGCACCGTGCTTCAGCACCTGCGCGAGGATCTGCATTGCACGGGCACCAAGGAAGGTTGCGCGGAAGGCGACTGCGGCGCCTGCACGGTTGTGATCGGCGAACTGGATGCGCACGGCAGCCTCGCGCTGAAAGCGGTCAACGCCTGTATCCAGTTTCTGCCGACGCTTGACGGCAAAGCCCTTTTCACCGTCGAAGACCTGCGCGCCGCCGACGGCGCCCTGCACCCCGTCCAGCAGGCCATGGTCGATTGCCACGGCTCCCAGTGCGGTTTCTGCACCCCTGGCTTCGTGATGTCGATGTGGGCGCTGTACGAAAACCAGCCGGCCGCCGCCGGCCTGCCCACCCGTGACGAAATCAATGCCGCGCTGTCCGGCAATCTGTGCCGCTGCACGGGTTATCGCCCGATTGTCGACGCATCGCAGAAGATGTTCGACTATCCGCAATACCCCCGCGTGACGCTGGACCGCAAGGCGGTCGCCGACACGCTGCGTAAGATCCAGCGCCGTGACACCTTCGAGTACAGCGCACCCGATACGCGTGGCGCCGAATTCGGCTCGCTCATCTTCCGTGCACCGGTCAAACTCGACGCGTTCGCCAGACTGCGCGCCGAACATCCGCAGGCACGCCTGCTGGCCGGCAGCACCGACGTCGGTCTGTGGGTCACCAAGCAATTCCGCGATCTCGGTGACATTCTGTACATCGGCAATGTCGCCGAATTGAAGACGATCGAACGCGATGCGCAGACGCTGACCATCGGCGCCGCGGTTACGCTCGAAGACGCCTACGCCGCGCTCGCCGTCGATTATCCCGAACTGGCTGAGTTGTGGACGCGCTTCGCATCGCTGCCGATCCGCAATGCCGGCACGCTTGGCGGCAACGTCGCGAACGGCTCGCCGATCGGCGATTCGATGCCCGCGCTGCTCGCGCTCGGTGCCGAAGTCGTGCTGCGCCACGGCGCCAAAACCCGCACGCTCACGCTCGACGCGTTCTACCTCGGCTACCAGAAAACCGCGCTCGCGGCAGGCGAATTCGTCGCGGCACTACGCGTGCCGCGTCCGGCTCGCGATTTGCGGTTCCGCACGTATAAGGTGTCGAAGCGCTACGATCAGGACATTTCCGCTGTGTGCGCCGCGTTTGCACTGCACATCGGCGAAAACGGCGTGATCACGGATGCCCGCATCGCCTTCGGCGGCATGGCCGCGACCCCGAAACGCGCCGCGCAAACCGAAGCTGCGCTCACCGGCGCAACATGGAACGAAAGCACCGCGCGGCAAGCGATGAACGCACTCGTCGCCGATTACCAGCCGCTCACCGACATGCGCGCATCGAGCGCCTATCGGCTCAACGTGGCGCGCAACCTGCTGTGGCGCTTCCACCTCGAAACGCGCGATGAAGCGCCGCTCGCCCTCTGCGACGTGAATGCGTTCGCGTACGAATCCGGTGTACCGGACGGGGCCGTGGCCGTTGCAAAGGAGTCGTCGTGA